Genomic window (Pongo abelii isolate AG06213 chromosome 4, NHGRI_mPonAbe1-v2.0_pri, whole genome shotgun sequence):
ACCTATTCCAACTATCTCCCTCATTATGTAGCAGCCATGCACTTTGGCTAGGACTGAAACCACCTCAAGTTTAAGGGGCAATCTCTGACTGGATTAAAACAAAGGGTCAAAGATGGAGTCTTTAGATTCTGGGACTATAATCTCTACCTTTAATCCTATATGTCTTGAGACACTGATTTCTTCAGTAACAGGCTGAAGTGCTCTCAGTTGGTCTAATCAGAATGAAGGCTAATATTTTGTTCTATTATTGAGGAAGAAAATAtctctcattctgtcttcttGAGCTGAAAACAAAGCAGATAGCCATAGATGTTGCTGGAATAAATCTTGGGAAACTGAAGGAGGCCAGTCTTAGAAATAAGCCTGCTTTAAATGAAACTAACATGCTTGTGCTTGtgtacttattattttttgagaagctGGAACTAAATCAAGGATTCTCATAATGTGTTCTACTGCCAATATCTTACTTTACTTTCTAGCAGTTCACAATTCCTTGCTACCAAGGAAATCTATATGAATGCCTTCTTATGCTATCATAGCTGTCAAAGTATGTCCCATCTCATGGTTAATCCAGTTTCATATCCTCTGAGAGGACTTCTAAAATGACCCAGGTGTACTTTGCCTTTTCATTACCACCTAAGGAAAGTCAAGTAGTGATAGAATTTTGTAcagcttaaaaatattattgttgttttatgttTCCAATCTTCTCAGAAAGATTACAAACCACTGGGAGCCAAGAATCACATCTTGTATTTCTGTATTCACCACAACTAAGCACGTTTGGTTGTGTGGAGAAGGGGGAAAGATAAATGCTTTAAGATGAACATTAACAGCATATCAAACTAAAGagaatatgaaataattattacaGAACGTGCAATATATTTGTAATCACTTGAacacaatgaataaaacaatatttttttccgGAGGACATGTAAGTGAATGGAATTTAGGTAGCTTTCACCAAACTGTGAAAATCTATGGAGACACTTGGTGGCGCTGCAGGATAACATcgtgaaaaatatatttactggatGGCGTTGTGAACACTGATATCCAGTGCACACAGAgaatcagaagacagaaagaacaaGCCTTCAAGAGGGAGACCTAGAAGCCATTCAACAGGGTTAAAATCCTTAGACCACAGAGGATTTGGTGGACAAGTCAGAGACACGTTCCCCAGAGCTGAAGCCTTTCTTCAAGAAGCCTGCAAGAAAGGAGCTATGGAGAACGGAAGGGCATGCACTCAGCAGATAAGGCAAGTCCTGCTTCTCTTTGTTTTGCTGGGAATGACTCAGGCGGGCTCTGAAACCTGGAGATTTTCCGTGGCAGAGGAAATGCAGAGCGGGAGTTTTGTAGGCAATCTGGCAAAGGACCTGGGGCTGAAGGTGAGAGAACTGTCCTCACGGGGGGCTCAGGTGGTCTCTAATGATAAGAAACAGCGTTTGCAGCTGGACATCAACACGGCGGATTTGCTCTTAAGTGAAACACTAGACAGGGAGGAGCTCTGCGGTTTCATCGAGCCTTGCGTGCTACATTTCCAGGTGTTAATGCAAAACCCCACGCAGTTTTTACAAATTCAGCTTCAGGTCAGGGATATAAATGATCACTCTCCCATCTTCTTGGAAAAACAAATGCTCCTAGAAATCCCAGAAAACAGTCCTGTTGGTGCTGTGTTCTTACTAGAAAGTGCGAAGGATTTAGATGTAGGAATCAATGCTGTAAAAAGCTACACAATAAGCCCCAACTCtcattttcacattaaaatgaGAGTCAATCCAGACAACAGGAAATACCCCGAGTTAGTTCTGGACAAGGCGCTGGATTATGAAGAGCGCCCGGAGCTCAGTTTCGTCCTCACTGCTCTGGATGGCGGGTCCCCTCCCAGGTCTGGAACTGCCTTGGTCAAAGTGGTGGTTGTGGACACTAATGACAACTCCCCTGAATTTGAGCAAGCTTTTTATGAGGTGAAGTTTCCGGAGAATAGCATCCTTGGCTCGCTGGTTTTGACGGTCTCAGCTAGGGATTTAGACTCTGGAACAAATGGTGAAATATGCTATACCTTATCCCATGCCTCAGAAGATATTCGCAAGACATTTGAAATTAATCAAAAGTCTGGAGAAATTACTTTAACAGCACCTCTGGATTTTGAAACGATTGAGTCGTACTCAATAATCATTCAAGCCACAGATGGGGGAGGACTTTTTGGAAAATCTACAGTCAGAATTCAGGTGATAGATGTAAATGACAATGCTCCTGAAATCACTGTGTCATCGATTACCAGTCCAATCCCAGAAAATACGCCAGAGACTGTGGTTATGATTTTTAGTATCCAAGATATAGACTCTGGGGACAACGGAAGAATTGTTTGTTCCATTCCGGAAGACCTCCCATTCGTGCTAAAATCTTCAGTTGAGAATTACTACACGTTGGAAACAGAGAGACCACTGGACAGAGAGAGCACAGCCGAATACAATATCACCATCACCGCCACTGACTTGGGGATACCCAGGCTGAAAACCGAGTACAACACAACTGTGTTGGTCTCCGACGTCAATGACAACTCCCCCACCTTCACCCAAACCTCCTACACCCTGTTCGTCCGCGAGAACAACAGCCCCGCCCTGCACATCGGCAGTGTCAGCGCCACAGACAGAGACTCAGGCACCAACGCCCAGGTCAACTACTCGCTACTCCCGCCCCAGGACCCGCACCTGCCCCTCGCCTCCCTCGTCTCCATCAACGCAGACAACGGCCACCTGTTTGCCCTCAGGTCACTGGACTACGAGGCCCTGCAGGCGTTCGAGTTCCGCGTGGGCGCCTCAGACCGCGGTTCCCCGGCGCTGAGCAGCGAGGCGCTGGTGCGCGTGCTGGTGCTGGACGCCAACGACAACTCGCCCTTCGTGCTGTACCCGCTGCAGAACGGCTCCGCGCCTTGCACCGAGCTGGTGCCCCGGGCGGCCGAGCCGGGCTACCTGGTGACCAAGGTGGTGGCGGTGGACGGCGACTCGGGCCAGAACGCCTGGTTGTCGTACCAGCTGCTCAAGGCCACGGAGCCCGGGCTGTTCAGTGTGTGGGCGCACAATGGCGAGGTGCGCATCGCCAGGCTGCTGAGCGAGCGCGACGCGGCCAAGCACAGGCTGGTGGTGCTGGTCAAGGACAATGGCGAGCCTCCGCGCTCGGCCACCGCCACGCTGCAAGTGCTCCTGGTGGACGGCTTCTCTCAGCCCTACCTGCCTCTCCCGGAGGCGGCCCCGGCCCACGCCCAGGCCGACTCGATCACCATCTCCTTGGTGGTGGCGTTGGCCTCGGTGTCGTCGCTCTTCCTCTTCTCGGTGCTCCTGTTCGTGGTGGTGCGGTTGTGCAGGAGGAGCAGGGCGGCCTCAGTGGGCCGCTTCTCGGTGCCCGAAGGCCCCTTTCCAGGGCATCTGGTGGACATGAGCGGCACCGGGACCCTATCCCAGAGCTACCAGTACGAGGTGTGTCTGACGGGAGGTTCCGGGACCAATGAATTCAAGTTCCTAAAACCGGTTGTCCCTAATATCCAGGCAGAAGGTCTTGGGAAGAATAGTGAAGAAAACCCCACCTTTCGAAATAGCTTCGGATTTAATTTTTAGTAAGAatgttatttacattttcatgtactttttttAGTTTTACGTAACCATATCaatattatttagttttaaacTAGTTACTTTATTATGCAATAcaactaattgtatttttaattttttcttttctccccccacctttttttttttttttttttttgagaccgagtctcgttctgtcgccctggctggagtgcaatggtgtgatctcagctcactgcaacctccgcctctcgggttcaagcaattctcctgcatcagcctcctgagtagctggcattacaggcgcccaccaccacgcccggctaaattttttttttttttttatctttagtagagacggggtttcaccacgttggccaggcgggtcttaaactcttgacctcatgatccacccgccacggcctcccaaagtgctggaattacaggtgtgagccaccgcacccggcctttttttttctttttctttttgatacagagtcttagtcacccagactggaggtcagtggcagaatctcagctcactgcaacctctgcctcctgggctcaagagatcagcccacctcagcctccaagcagctgggactacaggcttgcgccaccatgcccggctaccttttgtattttttgtagagacggatcATCACCATATTTCTTAGGCTGGTCTTtaatttctgagctcaagcgatgcactcccctcagcctcccaaagtgctgggattacaggcggccaggcctattttcaattttcaagtATTGCATATCATTGTGAATAACATTGTAAATCCTTTTTATATTAAGTAACAGGTAGTTAACCCATTTCTAATGAATAATTTTAAGGTTTTAATCCTTTCCAAGTGTACAATAATTTActgattattatttcttattctaGAAAACAgactttgatttttctcttaggttttttttgttttgttttttgaaacgatgtttcgctcttgtcgcccaggctggtgtgcaatggtgtgatttcggctcactgcaatctctgcctcctgggttcaagcgattgtcctgcctcagcctcccgagtagctgggattacaggtgcaccaccacacccagctaattttgcatttttagtagagacggggtttcaccatgttggtcaggctggtctctaactcttgatctcagtgatccacccgtctcagcctcccaaaaagctgggattacaggcgtgagccaccatgcccaggcttccCTAGTATTTTTCACTGTCTGCATCCTATGATCTTAACCACCTGTGTATTGTAGTTTCTTCATGGGAGAAGTCATATCTGCCCTTCCAACCTTATTCTAacattctatttattcatttaaaaagccACATCATCTAATTCTAAATCACAGCATTTAAAGAGAAACATTTCATTATTAATGTGCTCAtggtaaattaaatattattttgtgatCAATATTATACTTCAGTAATAACTTTGtgcttgtattattttcttaaatacacTACACTtacttggctaatatttttaatgcttacttttgtgtgtatatatatatagagagagagagtgagcgaTCATGGGTTATAATCCCAACAAAATGCAATAAACTGCATGAAAATAAATaggaatattaaaacattttgataATTTTGAGATGAGAATATTGGTGGACTGTTGGAAAGATAttcacttttccttttattttgtaaatttatttcatttttttcaaatgtaaaaatcAAGATGAACTAAaggttgaaagaaaaacaaggccTGGCTCAGTGACTTGGCTGGGTGGGTtagatcacgcctgtaatctcagcactttggaaggctgaggtgggcgggtcacctgaggtcgggagctcaagaccagcctggccaacacagtgaaaccccatctacactaaaaaatacaagaagtagctgggtgtggtggtgcgtgcctataatcctagctactcaggaggctgagacaggagaatcacttgaatccaggaggcagaggttgcagtgagccaagatcttgccactgcactccagcctgagtgacagagtgatactccatctcaaaaaaaaaaaaaaaagaaagaaagaaagaaagaaaagaaaagaaaagaacaatattttctttaatttccagtCCCCTTCTATTGAGTGGCTTCTTCTAGAATTACCTCAATACTTGTAAATGATATGTTTTTGCTGTTAAATCTCGCTactctattttacattttaatcacttcttgctatgtattttttaaaaaagatttaacttTCTTTCCAACTAATGTAAACCAATATAAGCACTGCACATTCCCTTTCTCCTATTCTCCCAATAAAAttgttacagtttttttttttttttgacataatcttactctgtcacccaggttggagtacagtggtgtgatctcagctcactgtaacctctgcttcccaggttcaagtgattctcctgcctcagcctcccgagtagctgggattacaggcacccaccaccacacctggctagttttgtagttttagtacagatggggtttcaccatgttggccaggctcgtcttgaactcctgaccccagctgatccacctgcctcagcctcccaaagtgttgagattacaggagtgagccaccgtgtccagcctacagttttttttaagttaaactaATAGTGTCCATATTACTAAGCTTTCTTCAAAATACACATTAGTGTAGTGTGATTAAATTTCCTTTCTTGAGAAACATTTTTCCTAGAACTGAAAATTGTTTTGTACTTACATAATTTTCCATTTACTAATATTAGTTTCTTTGCATTCTCTAATTTGAATCTCTTTCTtctcaaaatattcaaatatatcaGATACCTATCAATTATGTTTATTTCTTGGTGATCTTGCACCCAGATCTCTACTTCATTCATACTGGTTGCTCTATAGGCTGTCAccctatttttctttgttggtcCTCTTTTATAAGATCCAGTATATTCTTCTTTCTTAGTTTACTCACTTATTTTGTTGATGCACATCTCTCACTACCTTCATAAAAATGGATACAGAGGAAGTTAAACTTTTTGAGagattgctttgttttttttttatttgattgatAGTTTGGGCATAACATTCtaggtttaaaataattttccctcaGATTTCAAAAGCACTGCTCCTTTTATTGACTGCATATAGAATTGCTGTTCAGAAGACTGATTCCATTCTGATTCCTATGTCTTTTTATGCAAttccccctctttttttctttctttctgggagCATTGAAAAAAATTCCCCTGGTCTTCTGAAAATACCTTAGTACTGGCTCTTTATTGATTAATCTGGTCATATGGCTATGTcgtgtttatcttttttttttttaaagatgatgtctcactgtgttacccaggctggagtgcagtggctattcataggcacAGTCACAGCACCCTGCAGCCTCTAACTCAAGAgctacttctgcctcagccttccaagtcactgggactacaggcatgtgctagaCCCCTTGGCTAATGTTCAgactatcaattttatttctgagaaattgttgttgggcatggtgactcacacttgcaatctcagtactttgggaagctgaggcaggaggattatttgaggccccgagtttgagaccaccctgggcaacatagtgggaacctatctctacacaaaaacaattttttagaaGGAATTTTCTTGGTATGTTTTACTCATAATTTCTCCCCTGAGTTTTCTGAATTCTCAATTCAACGAAAATCTCAGTTAAATATTAGACCTCCTAGATTGACTCTATAAGACTGTaagccatttttccttttttattttctctttgcctcTCATTCCATTTTTTGGACAATTTACTTAATCActcaatgttttatatttaagtttttctttatgactgaaaaatatttacttttaagagTTGTTTTTAGTTCTCTGAATGTTTTTCATGGTATCCTGTCATAgatttataaatgtaatattttctctcatttataattaatcttttctttaaaaatacattatgcaGTATCGTTATTATATATCCATTTTAGAAGTGAAAGTGAGTCTAAGGGGAGTTAAGAACTTGTCCAAGGTAATATAGCTAATAAAAAGCACTGAAGTCCTAATCTAGTCTTCATCTTACGATAGGAATACGTACTTCATACAGTTACTATTTAGATTAAGTGGATAAATACATACTTCATACAGTTACTATTTAGATTAAATGGATAAATGCATTATGAGGCACTTAGAACAATGAGTAGCATAGAGTAAATACTAAATAAGTATTAGCTTTTAttagattttctttctctgagaaTATTAACCAGACATTTTCAAAGGCTTTCTTCTGCTTTCtatattattgttcttttttttttcttggtggtagtgatggtggtagtTTTGGTCTTTCTATGTTATGTTACAGGCATTTCGTCAAATGCCTTGGCTATCTTCTCGTATTTTAGAAGGATGATATATCAAAATGCTGACAATCAACTCTGTGAGCGAACAGTACCTGTTGATGGCAAGGCGTCATTCTAATGTAATCATGCTAGGATAAGTCTATTACCTTATGAGATGCCAAATATTAATATGTGTCTTCATTtacttatgaatttttttttgtaaattatgaAAAACTGGAACTAAATGATAGGTTTATATAATATGTTCCAACCCAATCTCTTGCTTCATTTTCTACCTGTTCACAATTCATTGCTATTAAGGAAATCTACAGAAATGCCTTTTTATGCTGTTGTAATGACCTATATATGCTTCATCTCATGGTTAATCCAGTTTCATAACTTCAGAAAGGACTTCTGAGATGACCTTTCCTTTCCCTTATCACGTAAGGAAAGCCAAGTAGTAATAGAATTTCATTCAGCTCAACAATCAGTTATACCCTGCTTGTTTCAGGCTTACAATTGTCTCAGAAACACTACATTTGGGGCTTTCATATTCTCCAGGTTAGAATTCTACAATACCCACTGTGTGGGGATAGACTAGGTGTCAGGCATATACCTTGTGTCCTACAGTCAAAGAGTATTGCATGAAAAGGGATTAGAAGTCTCACCGTGCAAAATGCAAAGGTTTGCTTACTCTCCCTATTTTCAGTTTGACATCTCACACTTGTGATCAGCTGTGCCTAGATCCTCAAGACTAGAGAAAGTCCCATTAAATTTCTCCAGAGAATAAACTTTGTATTTTCTGGCTGTGAGTTATGTTTCTGTCTATGTAGGGTGATGAGAAGAACAGAGAATTCAATTATCCTCTACACATACTTCCAACTAATAACTTTTTTCCATCCTTAGCTGACTTCAGTCTTCTTAAACATCTGGTTCCTCCAGATCTTGTGCTTAAAAGAGATTATGTTTCTTGTGAGTATCTTCAATGCAGGAACTTTACTTTAGGGGCATTTTTTGGAACTGCTAAGTTAATTGCTCTTCCACCTGCTTTCTGTCATAGAAAAACATGTGTGTTCACTTGTGTATTCTTAATCTTTGTTAGTTCCTAccattttaattacttttctgtcattttagtgaatatttttttaaaaagagaggttAATTGTGTGTGGTCAATCCATCTACTTTTCAACTTTTACCCTTCTGTACCAATTACTATTTCAACCATGTATCCAGCttacatttttaagaatattaattgaatttaacattttaaaatgcagactTGTTGGATTCTTCTTCCATCCATTCTTAGTGCACTTTAAGACTTTCTATAGTGAACATCACTGATGAGCCCTTAGCATCTATTGCAAACAATCTCCCTCATTATGTACCAATGATGTACTTTGGCTAGGACTGAAACCTTCCCGAGCTTAAGAGGTGGTCCCAGACAGGATTAAAACAAAGTAATGGCCAGAGACGGGTCTTTAGATTCTAGGACtaaaatctccaactataattCTATACCTCTTGAAACAATGATTGCTTCAGTGGCAAACACATGATCTTACTTGGTCTGATCAGAGTGAAAGTTAGGTTTTTGTTCTATGTTTAGGGATAGACTGTTACTTTCTCTTCCTCGgctgaaagagaaaacagatagCTACAGTTGTGGCTACAATAAATTTTGAGAACCTAAGGCAAACCAGCTTTAGGAGTAAGAGTCTGCTTTAAATTAAACTAACTTGCTCATGCTTGTGTacttatgaattttttttgtaaattatgaAAAACTGGAACTAAATGATAGGTTTACATAGTATGTTCCAACCCAATCTCTTGCTTCATTTTCTACCTGTTCACAATTCATTGCTATTAAGGAAATCTACAGAAATGCCTTTTTATGCTGTTGTAATGACCTATATATGCTTCATCTCATGGTTAATCCAGTTTCATAACTTCAGAAAGGACTTCTGAGATGACCTTTCCTTTCCCTTATCACGTAAGGAAAGCCAAGTAGTAATAGAATTTCATTCAGCTCAACAATCAGTTATACCCTGCTTGTTTCAGGCTTACAATTGTCTCAGAAACACTACGAATTCCTGGGGGCCAGGGATCACATCTTGTATCTGTATTCACCACAATCGAGCACATTTGGTTGTGAGAAGAGTGGGGAAAGACACTGAATAAatgctttaaaacaaaatcatCATCATAAACTATGAAGAATATGAAACGAGTATTATGGaagatataatatatttttaattacttagaAGGAATTATTTAAACGCAATATTTGCTTCTGGAGgacatttatgtaaataaaatttaggTAGTGTTCATCAAACTGTGAAAATCTGTGGAGACGCGTGGTGGCGCTGCAGGataatatcaagaaaaaaattaccctgGAGGATGTTGTAGACCCTGTTATCCAGTACACTCGCAGAACAGGGAAGACAGAAAGAACAATCCTTTAAGGGAGAACCTAGAAGCCATTCAACAAGGTTAAAATCTTAAGGCTTCCGAGGATTTGGTAGACAGATCAGAGGCAAGTTTCCCACAACTGCGAAGTGGCGCTGAGGCAATTCTGCAAGAAGATTTTGGGGTTTTGGAAAAGAAGCTATGGAAAACGGAGGGGCAGGCACTCTGCAGATaaggcaagtcctgcttttctttgttttcctgagaATGTCTCAGGCGGGCTCTGAAACTGGGAACTTTTTGGTGATGGAGGAATTGCAGAGCGGGAGCTTTGTAGGAAATTTGGCAAAGACCCTGGGACTGGAGGTGAGTGAGCTGTCTTCGCGG
Coding sequences:
- the PCDHB11 gene encoding protocadherin beta-11, producing the protein MENGRACTQQIRQVLLLFVLLGMTQAGSETWRFSVAEEMQSGSFVGNLAKDLGLKVRELSSRGAQVVSNDKKQRLQLDINTADLLLSETLDREELCGFIEPCVLHFQVLMQNPTQFLQIQLQVRDINDHSPIFLEKQMLLEIPENSPVGAVFLLESAKDLDVGINAVKSYTISPNSHFHIKMRVNPDNRKYPELVLDKALDYEERPELSFVLTALDGGSPPRSGTALVKVVVVDTNDNSPEFEQAFYEVKFPENSILGSLVLTVSARDLDSGTNGEICYTLSHASEDIRKTFEINQKSGEITLTAPLDFETIESYSIIIQATDGGGLFGKSTVRIQVIDVNDNAPEITVSSITSPIPENTPETVVMIFSIQDIDSGDNGRIVCSIPEDLPFVLKSSVENYYTLETERPLDRESTAEYNITITATDLGIPRLKTEYNTTVLVSDVNDNSPTFTQTSYTLFVRENNSPALHIGSVSATDRDSGTNAQVNYSLLPPQDPHLPLASLVSINADNGHLFALRSLDYEALQAFEFRVGASDRGSPALSSEALVRVLVLDANDNSPFVLYPLQNGSAPCTELVPRAAEPGYLVTKVVAVDGDSGQNAWLSYQLLKATEPGLFSVWAHNGEVRIARLLSERDAAKHRLVVLVKDNGEPPRSATATLQVLLVDGFSQPYLPLPEAAPAHAQADSITISLVVALASVSSLFLFSVLLFVVVRLCRRSRAASVGRFSVPEGPFPGHLVDMSGTGTLSQSYQYEVCLTGGSGTNEFKFLKPVVPNIQAEGLGKNSEENPTFRNSFGFNF